A genome region from Bacillota bacterium includes the following:
- a CDS encoding DUF6788 family protein codes for MSFEEERLEAERERLYQELSRTGDFRRGSISATYRRCGKLNCVCAQPDDPGHGPRYLLTTKVNGKTYARKSGLAQRWKRLRMRWPITRNSGNWLKISLR; via the coding sequence ATGTCTTTCGAGGAGGAACGGCTGGAAGCGGAACGGGAGCGGCTTTACCAAGAGTTATCCAGAACTGGCGACTTCCGGCGGGGCTCGATTAGCGCTACCTATCGCCGCTGCGGCAAGCTTAACTGCGTCTGCGCACAGCCGGATGATCCCGGTCATGGTCCTCGATATCTTTTGACCACAAAAGTAAACGGAAAAACCTATGCCAGGAAGTCCGGCCTGGCCCAGAGATGGAAAAGGTTAAGGATGAGGTGGCCAATCACCAGAAATTCAGGGAACTGGTTAAAGATATCATTGAGGTAA